In Uranotaenia lowii strain MFRU-FL chromosome 2, ASM2978415v1, whole genome shotgun sequence, one genomic interval encodes:
- the LOC129741900 gene encoding uncharacterized protein LOC129741900 → MRTSSALNTSATSPENHKQNQQPSSNTANKPNHQSTLAKQQQPNHPPSTDIQQQQHNDPVSSDQHQQPYQPNPSIHQKHNDPVSSDQHQQSYQPNPSIHQQHSHQLTPVSQERQNQQTPSINQQQSSINIEPASVNTTSTITQPTQSGTSIDFSYRTLSYIPSLTAKIIRDLKKEFLNVKFAQKTINNVGKLFPIVKDPILPAQQSKIIYSIPCRDCEKVYIGMSTNTLTKRMYGHKSDVNRYEKVLTTGVTNTAEIKKKLGDTTAMTDHVINTQHRFDHNRAKIIDRAQYTSTLRVLEMCHITNTTNTVNYRTDTASLSATYTGILQSVKPKQPSINSNSINNNQNSHITTIPIPLTNSESSTSNNTHTFHITQYP, encoded by the coding sequence AACATCTTCTGCCCTGAATACATCCGCTACTTCGCCAGAAAATCATAAACAGAACCAACAACCATCATCCAATACAGCAAACAAGCCGAACCATCAATCAACACtagcaaaacaacaacaaccgaaCCACCCACCATCAACCGACATCCAACAACAGCAGCATAATGACCCAGTTTCATCCGACCAACATCAGCAACCATATCAACCAAATCCATCCATACATCAGAAGCATAACGACCCAGTTTCATCCGACCAACATCAGCAATCATACCAACCAAATCCATCCATACACCAGCAGCATAGTCACCAATTAACACCAGTCAGCCAAGAACGACAGAATCAGCAAACACCGTCTATCAACCAGCAACAATCCAGCATAAACATCGAACCGGCATCCGTAAACACAACATCCACAATCACTCAGCCAACACAATCCGGAACATCCATCGATTTCAGCTACCGCACTTTATCATACATACCATCGCTCACAGCCAAAATAATCAGAGAcctgaaaaaagaatttttaaatgttaaattcgCCCAAAAAACGATCAACAACGTCGGAAAACTCTTTCCGATCGTCAAAGATCCCATATTGCCGGCTCAGCAGTCAAAGATCATCTACAGCATTCCATGCCGTGACTGCGAGAAGGTGTACATCGGAATGAGCACCAATACACTCACAAAGAGGATGTACGGTCACAAATCAGATGTCAACCGATATGAAAAAGTATTGACAACCGGAGTTACCAACACAGCGGAAATCAAGAAGAAGCTCGGAGATACTACAGCTATGACTGATCACGTTATCAACACGCAACATCGATTCGACCACAACAGAGCCAAAATCATAGACAGAGCGCAATACACATCAACATTGCGGGTATTGGAGATGTGTCATATCACCAATACCACAAATACCGTAAACTATAGGACCGATACAGCTAGCTTAAGTGCAACATACACAGGCATACTACAATCCGTAAAACCCAAACAACCATCCATCAATAGCAATAGTATAAATAATAACCAAAACTCACACATCACAACGATTCCAATCCCACTTACCAACTCAGAAAGCTCAACCTCCAACAATACCCACACATTCCACATAACACAATATCCATAA